From Pseudomonas fluorescens, one genomic window encodes:
- the sulA gene encoding SOS-induced cell division inhibitor SulA — protein MHFPHAPQHTQLTLFEAFMAQPLAPTLKDVVETPWNAEPEAFSELSLRGAAGNCLSLLAPILRELSQDQDARWLTLIAPPASLTQAWLRDAGLNRERILLLQPRGNQSAQQLACEALRLGRSHTVVSWLNPLSSNARQQLVGAARVGDAQSLNIRLG, from the coding sequence ATGCATTTCCCACACGCACCACAGCACACACAACTGACGCTGTTCGAAGCGTTCATGGCCCAGCCATTGGCGCCGACCCTCAAGGACGTGGTCGAGACCCCCTGGAACGCCGAGCCCGAAGCGTTCAGCGAACTGTCTCTACGTGGTGCGGCGGGGAACTGCCTGAGCCTGCTGGCACCCATTCTTCGCGAACTGAGTCAGGACCAGGACGCCCGCTGGCTGACGCTGATTGCCCCGCCCGCCAGCTTGACCCAAGCCTGGCTGCGGGATGCCGGCCTGAACCGCGAGCGCATCCTGCTGCTGCAACCACGCGGTAATCAAAGCGCCCAGCAACTGGCCTGCGAGGCCCTACGCCTGGGCCGCAGCCATACTGTGGTCAGTTGGCTGAATCCTCTGAGCAGCAACGCACGGCAACAGTTAGTCGGTGCTGCCCGCGTCGGGGATGCACAAAGTCTGAATATTCGATTGGGCTAA
- the lexA gene encoding transcriptional repressor LexA has translation MLKLTPRQAEILAFIKRCLEDNGYPPTRAEIAQELGFKSPNAAEEHLKALARKGAIEMTPGASRGIRIPGFEAKPDDSTLPIIGRVAAGAPILAQQHIEESCNINPTFFHPRADYLLRVHGMSMKDVGIFDGDLLAVHTTREARNGQIVVARIGDEVTVKRFKRDGSKVWLIAENPEFAPIEVNLKDQDLVIEGLSVGVIRR, from the coding sequence ATGCTAAAACTGACGCCACGCCAAGCTGAGATTCTGGCTTTTATCAAACGTTGCCTTGAAGACAACGGCTATCCCCCGACCCGTGCGGAGATAGCCCAGGAGCTCGGTTTCAAATCGCCCAATGCGGCGGAAGAACACCTCAAGGCCCTGGCCCGCAAGGGCGCCATCGAAATGACCCCTGGCGCCTCCCGCGGCATCCGCATTCCGGGTTTCGAAGCCAAGCCAGACGACTCCACCCTGCCCATCATTGGCCGAGTCGCTGCCGGCGCGCCGATTCTCGCGCAGCAGCACATCGAAGAGTCCTGCAACATCAACCCCACCTTCTTTCATCCTCGCGCTGATTACCTGTTGCGTGTCCATGGCATGAGCATGAAGGACGTGGGGATTTTCGATGGCGACCTGTTGGCCGTGCACACCACTCGCGAAGCCCGCAACGGCCAGATAGTCGTGGCGCGGATTGGCGATGAAGTGACGGTCAAACGCTTCAAGCGTGATGGCAGCAAGGTCTGGCTCATCGCCGAAAACCCCGAGTTTGCCCCGATCGAAGTGAACCTGAAAGATCAGGATCTGGTGATCGAAGGCTTGAGTGTCGGCGTCATTCGCCGCTAA